AGCTTTTCCTAATTCAACGGCAATACCTCGGCCAGCGCCTCTACTTCCACCTGTGACTAGAGCAATTTTTCCCTCTAATGATTTCATATATCTCAATCCTTTCGTAATAAGATATCTCCATTATAAAAATCTATTCTTGACAACCTTTGTCATATTTACTTTAAATAGAAGTAATAGTTTTTTAGGAGGAAGTTATGAAAGGCGACCGGCTAATATCAATTGTTTTATTACTACAAACACATGGTCAAATGACAGCCAAGGAGTTGTCGGAGAGATTGGAAGTAACGGAACGAACGATTTATCGTGATATGGAAGCACTAAGCGGAGCAGGTATTCCTGTTTTTGCAGAACGGGGGAAAAATGGTGGATGGTCTTTGTTGGAAGGTTATCGGACAAATTTAACAGGTTTAAAAGAATCTGAAATCCGCGCATTATTCGTTTCTCCTTCGCAACAATTAATTGAGGATCTCGGATTAAGCCGTACTTTTGAAGAAGCGAGAAATAAACTAATTGCATCTCTTCCTTACAGTTATCAAGAAAATGCAAAAAACGTATGGAATCGAATTTATATTGACACGAGTACATGGCGACAACGAAAAGAAAAAATGGAGACGTTTGAGGTTCTAAAATCAGCAATCTGGAATGAAAATAAAATAAAAATCGAATATCAAAGGGCCGATGGGAAAACGAGTGAACGTGTCGTGAATCCTTTAGGACTGGTAGCAAAAGGAGCTCTTTGGTATTTTATTGCCTCAAAAGAGGACAATGAAATTCGAAATTATAGGGTATCACGCATCAAAACTGCAGAGCCGATAGGTGATAGTTTCACAAGACCAAAAAATTTTGATTTAGCCCAATATTGGAGTGAATCTACAAAAAACTTTTTAGATAACTTACCGAAATATGATATAAGGGTGGAGATTGAACCATCAATTCTACCAAGATTACAATTTTCAGGTCGGTTTGTTCAAAGTGTCGATCTTGAAAATAAAAATCAAAATGGGTGGATTCCTGTTAAGCTTTCTTTTGATACGGAAGATGAAGCAAGGAGATATGTATTGGGGTTTGCAGATCAAATGAAAGTGATTCAACCAAAAGAATTGCGTCAAAAGATAGTTGAGATGGCTGAAGCAACTATAAATTTTTATAAAAACGACATATGCTGATCGTTAGGGAGAATTCAATCATAAAACCATTCAAGTATGGAAATTTGTCACAATATAAAAGCCATCGAAGTAAACAACTTTACTTGATGGCTCTCATTAATTAATAACAAAAGTAAAATTTTTCACTCATTATCGAGTTGCTGTAAAATATGAAGAATCTTGATGTTATTATTATAACCGATTAAATTACCATACTTTAGATCTTTTTGTGCTCTTGCATTAAACTCTAAAATCCAGTCTCTTTCACCCTTATTATTTGACGAAGTTTCATACATATCAAAACTATTATCTATAGTAACTGGAGCATTTCGCTTTAAATAATTTGTAGCTTTATCATAATCAAACGTTAAAACAGCAACATCCTTTAAAGAAATTTCTCCTGCATTATATAACTCGTTTGAAATTTCCTTAATTTCATGAAAGGTTGCTTTTCTAACATTATATTTATTTGAAAGCTCATTCCAAATATTAGTTGAATCACTTTCTTGTAATTTCGGATTATTCATTACAGTTTCGTTGATGGAAAATGTCCTTTTTGGTATAGGTTTTGAATTCAAATTAACAGTATTTGAATACGAAGTTTTCGATTGGTGCGAAGCGATTGGATTAAAATTCATATACTTTTTCCTTTCCTACTAATTTTAGTTAGTTAAAATTTAAGGAATAAATAATTCATGAGATAGTTTAATTACCATCATATCCATATTTTATATCGGTTAAATTTGAATTTATTAATCACCATTTTGTGACAAAATATAATTCAGTACTAAAATACAATAAAGAATTTTACTTATAACTTTATGAATCAGGCTTAATTAAATTTGCGATTAATTCAATTCCTTCTTTAATTTGTTGTTCAGTGAGGCCCCCAAAGCCAAGCATTATACACGGAAACATCTTTTCATTAAACCAGTGTTGATGGGGAGAATAGATTTTAATACCTAGTGCTTCAGCATCGCTAATTACATCTGCCGGTTTCATATTTTTTAAGTTAAGTACAATATGAAGCCCTGCTCGTTGCCCGATGATATCCACTTTTCCTTCCATATATTGTGTAATGGCTTGTATAAGAACTTTGTGTTTACTCTGATAAGTTACTTTCATTCGACGAACATGTTTTTCAAAATATCCTTCTTCCATAAAAATAGCTAAAGCTCTTTGGATAATGGGGGAGCAACTTTGACTATACTGTTCTATGCTAGATTTACCTTTAGAAATTAGATTTTCAGGAAGAATGACGTAGCTGCACCGTGCTGCCGGTAGAAAGTTTTTAGAAAACGTACCACAATAAATCACCCGCTCGGATTGGTCGAGTGATTTTAAAGATGGAATAGGTTGTCCAATATAACGAAATTCGCTGTCATAGTCATCTTCTATAATATAACTTGAAGTTTCCTTTGCCCAAGATAACAATTGAATTCTTTTTGAAATCGGAAGGACCATTCCAAGTGGGAACTGATGGGAAGGTGTTACATAGACAGCTTCTGCATTACTTTTCTGTAATTCACTAATCGAAATACCATCATCTTCAAGGGGAATGGGTGTTATTTGACATCGTTCGTCTATCAATACAGAGCGAACTTCTGCATAACCAGGGTCCTCAATTGCTACCTTTTTATTATTTAAATCTAATACTCTCGATATAAAGTGAATTGATTGCTGTGTACCAGAACTAATAAAAATTTGATCAATTGAGCATTGGATTCCTCGAGCCTTAAAAACATACTTTCGAATTTCCTCACGTAATAGCGTATCACCTTGACGATTCCCATATAAAAAAACCTCATCTAAGTCTCTTTCCATCGCATCATTTAAACAGCGTTTCCACGTTTTTAAGGGAAATTTCCTTTGATCAATCGCACCATAATAAAAATCAACGAATAATTTTGAGTTAGAATTGTCCGGAGCAGAAAAAGATGTCGACTTAACCTTTGAAGTATATAATTCGTCTATCGGTAAAACATACAAGCCCTTTTTAGGTCGACTCTCAATATATCCCTCAGCAAGTAATTGTTGGTAGGCAGAATCTATCGTCTGTTTACTTACTTTCAAATCTAATGCAAGTGAGCGGATTGAAGGCAGTTTTTCACCGGCATTTAATCTACCAGATTGAATTTCTAATTTTAAATATTCATAAAGTTGCATGTATAAAGGTTGGGAAATCTCATAATTAAAATAAAAAGCCAATGATACCACCTCCAAACTGTCCATGAATAATATTTATAAACTGTCACTTATTGTTAGGACAGATTTTAATTAAAATTATTTTATCATGGTTTAGGAGGAATTATATGAGAATGTTTAAAAGAAGTATTCGGGATGAAGAAAAAATAAATTTGTTTCTATCTGAAGCGCAGAAGGGCTACTTAGGATTATCAAGCAAAGATATGCCTTATATTGTACCTTTAAATTTTGTTTGGTATGAGGGGAATGTTTATTTCCACGGAGCAAGCGAGGGAAGAAAGACCGATATCATAGAAGACAATCCAAATGCGACTTTTGTTGTTAGTGCGAATTATGGAACAATTACAGATCAGGTTCCTGCTAATACTGACACAGCTTATTTAAGTGTCATGTTGTTTGGAAAAGTGGAGTTTGTAAATGATTTAGATGAAGCAACAAAAGCTATGCAGCAACTTTTAAATAAGTATGTACCTGGTTATTATCCATCTGCTCTACCAAAAAGTCATGTAGAACGCTATCGTTCTTCTCTTGGCAGTAAAACTAAGGTGTTTAAAATGGTTATAACAGATCTTACTGCAAAAGAAAATAGAATGATAGAGGAAAAAATGTTTTATAAAGGAAGAGAACAAAAGATGGATATCAAATAAGTTGCTTCGCTAACGTTTAACTTATTAATTTTTATGGGCAATACTAAATATAAAAATTTAAGTTAACTGGGAGTGAATAAGATGCCAAGAAAATCCAGCTCTAGCATCGAGGAGTCTGAAGTGGAAAGTAATACTCAATTATCAGATAACCAACAAGAAAAAGAAGAAATTGAAAACTTAACAAATATGTTAGCATCCGTTTTAGACTATTTGTCTGATGAAACAAATGAAGAAATTGATATTGCTTACATTTTTGATAATATCGAAGGGTTGCGACAATGGTGGACTCAATATCAGGAGAACAATAGAAAGAAAATCGAAGAAGAGATTAGGGAATCCCTTAGCGATTTATCTTTAGAGGAACTAAACAAGATTCGACAACAAATAAAAGAAAAACCTAATTAATTTTATACTAATACACATCAATTCTTAAAAACAGATAAAATGATTTCAACTTATACTACTTTAGTTAACCAAGGGAGAATTATATGGGGATAGAAATAAAGGAGATTTTAGCAAAAACAATACTTACTGAAGCAAAAGGGTATTTGGATGCAGGTTATACTCATTCATTGAATCCATATAGTGGTTGTGCATTTTCATGTAGATATTGTTATGTAAGAGAAATGCCTATCCAAAGATTTAAGGGTGTACCGTGGGGAGAATGGGTGGATCTAAAAATAAACGCAGCAGAAAATTACAGAAATGAAATGATAAAACTTCGAAAAAAGAACAAAGCTGTAAATATTTTTATGTCCTCTGCCACTGATCCTTATCAGCCGATTGAACGTAAAGCAATGATTGTTCGAGCTATATTAGAAGAAATGATTGAAAACCCACCCGATTTTCTTCAAATTCAAACTCGAAGCCCACTTATTACCCGTGACATTGATTTGATAGTGAAGTTAAAAGAAAAATGTAAAATTCTTGTATCCATGACGATTGAAACTGATCGTGATGACATTAGGAAAATTTTCACCCCATATGCTCCAGGAATAAAATTGCGTTTAAAAGCATTAAAGGAAGTTCATGATACGGGGATACCTACACAAGCATCCATATCACCAGTATTACCATTTACTCCTGAGTTTCCAAAGGTAATAGAAAAAATTGTCGATCATATATGGATTGATACGTTATCTATTGGCGATGGGGCGATGGGGAAACGTTCGGAAAGGCTTGGAATGCCATTATTATTTGAAGAACATGGACTTTCGAAGTGGTATCGGAAGGATTTACATCAAATGGTTGAAAAACATTTTAATAAGTCCCTTCCTCATCAGGTAATTAGGGTTTCGAAAGATGATGCTTTTTTAAGATAAAAGGATCATAATTGAATGATTTATTCGTAGCAGCCTGATATGAGTGATAATGTCAAATGAGCGGAATATAATTAACTAAAATTCGATTCATTTTTACAGGGAGATTACATAAATTCAAACTTAAAATCCAGACAAAAAGAACGCCATTTAACTCAGTGATCCTAACAGTATTCAATATGATCATATTACAACAAATAAATTAAATTCAAAAAAAACTGGGAAATGACATTCCTAATGTCTTGTCCAATCGATATATATTGTATTTTAACTTTTAAAACACTTTATAGTTAAAATGGTAATTATTTATTGCTTTCAATTAGTACAAACAAAGATTCTAGTTTGTACTATTTTTTATATTTAGTATGTAGGGAAATCTATGCGATTAAAGAGGTAGAATAGAAGAGTCAGAATTATAAAAAATATTCTTCTTCCTTTTTCTCATAGGTTGTGAAACAATTTGTTAATATAAAATGAGTTTTGGGGGGCATTTGAATGGGTTTAAAAAATGAGGAATATTACTATGTTAGGTAAAACCTATGAGATGAATGATAGTATAGTAGAATCTGAGGAAAAACAAAAGTTACTATACAAACGTACATTAATCGTTGTAAGCATTTCACAAATCTTTGGAGGTGCAGGGTTAGCTGCTGGAATTACTGTAGGGGCACTTCTTGCACAGCAAATTCTAGGTACAGAAGCTTTTGCTGGACTTCCCACCGCATTATTTACTTTAGGTTCAGCTGCGGCTGCTTTAAGTGTAGGTCGACTTTCGCAACGATTTGGTCGGAGGATTGGCCTTACTGCAGGTTTTATGGTTGGGGGACTTGGAGCAATAGGTGTCATCATTGCCGCAATCATAAGTAATATTTTTCTTTTATTCGCTTCGTTACTTTTTTACGGTGCTGGGACAGCAACAAATTTACAAGCTCGCTATGCAGGAACGGATTTAGCAAATAAACAACAAAGAGCTACAGCTATAAGTTTAACAATGGTATTCACAACATTTGGTGCAGTAGCAGGACCAAACCTAGTGAAAATTATGGGCGAATTTGCTCTTACTATTGGTGTACCGTCATTGGCTGGTCCATTTATTTTATCAGCCACAGCCTTTATATTAGCAGGACTAGTACTTTTCATTATGCTAAGACCAGATCCATTAATAATAGCGAGAAAGATAGAAACATCAAGTCAAATTAACATTCAATCAAAGCCTTTAATTCAATCAGAAATAGTTAAAAATAAAAAAGGTATCGTCGTTGGTGCGACGATTATGGTATTAACACAAATTGTTATGGTGGCAATTATGACCATGACACCAGTTCATATGATGCATCATGGTCATGGCTTAGGAGAAGTGGGTCTAGTCATTGGATTTCATGTTGGTTCAATGTATTTGCCATCATTATTTACAGGCATTTTAGTTGATAAGATTGGTCGTATTCCAATGGCAATTGCATCTGGAACGACATTACTGCTTGCGGGACTAGTTGCAGCACTTGCACCTGGTGATTCCATGATGTTCTTAATCATCGCATTATCTTTACTTGGTTTAGGTTGGAATTTTGGTTTAATAAGCGGCACTACATTAATTGTAGATTCAACTGATGCTTCAAATCGTGCAAAAATTCAAGGGACAGTGGATGTCTTAATTGCGCTTTCGGGTGCAGCAGGAGGCGTGATGTCAGGCGTAATTGTGGCAATGTCTAGTTATTCATCATTGTCTTTGATTGGAGGTATACTTTCCCTATTGCTTATTCCTGTTGTGTTCTGGACACGTAGTAAAGGTAAATAATTAAAGAGCATTGATTCCATTTACTGGATATCAATGCTTTTTTTCTGTAAAAAAAAATTACAAATAGTAATATTTTTCAATTGTTTTAGTAACAATAATAGTGTACGATACATAGTATAAGACGAATACTGTACGTCGTATAGTAAAACTGTGAGGTGAATACATGAGTAATTTATTAAATACATTAACAACCGAGCTTAGGAGAGGGACGTTGACTTTAGCAGTTTTAAGCCAATTGCGTAGCCCTCAGTACGGATATTCGCTTGTTCAGTTACTAGAGGAGTCAGGTATTGCTATTGATCAAAGTACATTATATCCATTGTTACGACGTTTAGAAAAACAAGAATTGGTTTCAAGTAGTTGGGATACATCTGAAAGCAGACCAAGGAAGTACTATGTTTTAAGTGAATATGGGGAAGAAATTTTCTTGCAGTTAAGGACTGAATGGTTTAAAAGTTCAAAGGAGCTTAATAGATTATTAAAGGAGGAAGATGATGGATCTAATTAACATATATATACAGGAAGTTACTCGAAGACTACCTGAAAAAAATCGTGAGGATATAGCTCTTGAGTTAAGGTCGACTATTGAGGATATGCTTCCGAATGATTACAACGAGGAAGATGTATACGCAGTTCTTGAGAAATTAGGAAATCCAGTTGCGTTGGCAAATGGTTATCGCGATCAGCCCACTCATCTGATTGGCCCACGTTATTTCGATATCTATATAACTTTACTTAAGCTTATTTTACCAATCGTTATCGTGATATCTCTTATATCAATGTTTATCGAATATCTAACTGGAATTACTGAAGAAGAAGCGCTCATAAATGTAATAATTGATGTTTTTTCTTTCGGAGTATGGAAAATTATTGAAACAGGAATACATGTATTTTTCTGGTTAACAGTCGTGTTTGCCATCTTAGAAAGAACTGACACTGACAAAGGTGCACAACCATTAACAATAAGTCTTGAAAAATGGAC
Above is a genomic segment from Lysinibacillus sp. PLM2 containing:
- a CDS encoding transcriptional regulator, whose product is MKGDRLISIVLLLQTHGQMTAKELSERLEVTERTIYRDMEALSGAGIPVFAERGKNGGWSLLEGYRTNLTGLKESEIRALFVSPSQQLIEDLGLSRTFEEARNKLIASLPYSYQENAKNVWNRIYIDTSTWRQRKEKMETFEVLKSAIWNENKIKIEYQRADGKTSERVVNPLGLVAKGALWYFIASKEDNEIRNYRVSRIKTAEPIGDSFTRPKNFDLAQYWSESTKNFLDNLPKYDIRVEIEPSILPRLQFSGRFVQSVDLENKNQNGWIPVKLSFDTEDEARRYVLGFADQMKVIQPKELRQKIVEMAEATINFYKNDIC
- the gntR gene encoding GntR family transcriptional regulator, with amino-acid sequence MAFYFNYEISQPLYMQLYEYLKLEIQSGRLNAGEKLPSIRSLALDLKVSKQTIDSAYQQLLAEGYIESRPKKGLYVLPIDELYTSKVKSTSFSAPDNSNSKLFVDFYYGAIDQRKFPLKTWKRCLNDAMERDLDEVFLYGNRQGDTLLREEIRKYVFKARGIQCSIDQIFISSGTQQSIHFISRVLDLNNKKVAIEDPGYAEVRSVLIDERCQITPIPLEDDGISISELQKSNAEAVYVTPSHQFPLGMVLPISKRIQLLSWAKETSSYIIEDDYDSEFRYIGQPIPSLKSLDQSERVIYCGTFSKNFLPAARCSYVILPENLISKGKSSIEQYSQSCSPIIQRALAIFMEEGYFEKHVRRMKVTYQSKHKVLIQAITQYMEGKVDIIGQRAGLHIVLNLKNMKPADVISDAEALGIKIYSPHQHWFNEKMFPCIMLGFGGLTEQQIKEGIELIANLIKPDS
- a CDS encoding pyridoxamine 5'-phosphate oxidase; translated protein: MRMFKRSIRDEEKINLFLSEAQKGYLGLSSKDMPYIVPLNFVWYEGNVYFHGASEGRKTDIIEDNPNATFVVSANYGTITDQVPANTDTAYLSVMLFGKVEFVNDLDEATKAMQQLLNKYVPGYYPSALPKSHVERYRSSLGSKTKVFKMVITDLTAKENRMIEEKMFYKGREQKMDIK
- a CDS encoding radical SAM protein — encoded protein: MGIEIKEILAKTILTEAKGYLDAGYTHSLNPYSGCAFSCRYCYVREMPIQRFKGVPWGEWVDLKINAAENYRNEMIKLRKKNKAVNIFMSSATDPYQPIERKAMIVRAILEEMIENPPDFLQIQTRSPLITRDIDLIVKLKEKCKILVSMTIETDRDDIRKIFTPYAPGIKLRLKALKEVHDTGIPTQASISPVLPFTPEFPKVIEKIVDHIWIDTLSIGDGAMGKRSERLGMPLLFEEHGLSKWYRKDLHQMVEKHFNKSLPHQVIRVSKDDAFLR
- the ydeG gene encoding putative MFS-type transporter YdeG; the encoded protein is MLGKTYEMNDSIVESEEKQKLLYKRTLIVVSISQIFGGAGLAAGITVGALLAQQILGTEAFAGLPTALFTLGSAAAALSVGRLSQRFGRRIGLTAGFMVGGLGAIGVIIAAIISNIFLLFASLLFYGAGTATNLQARYAGTDLANKQQRATAISLTMVFTTFGAVAGPNLVKIMGEFALTIGVPSLAGPFILSATAFILAGLVLFIMLRPDPLIIARKIETSSQINIQSKPLIQSEIVKNKKGIVVGATIMVLTQIVMVAIMTMTPVHMMHHGHGLGEVGLVIGFHVGSMYLPSLFTGILVDKIGRIPMAIASGTTLLLAGLVAALAPGDSMMFLIIALSLLGLGWNFGLISGTTLIVDSTDASNRAKIQGTVDVLIALSGAAGGVMSGVIVAMSSYSSLSLIGGILSLLLIPVVFWTRSKGK
- a CDS encoding PadR family transcriptional regulator, producing MSNLLNTLTTELRRGTLTLAVLSQLRSPQYGYSLVQLLEESGIAIDQSTLYPLLRRLEKQELVSSSWDTSESRPRKYYVLSEYGEEIFLQLRTEWFKSSKELNRLLKEEDDGSN